One genomic segment of Paenibacillus durus includes these proteins:
- a CDS encoding TetR/AcrR family transcriptional regulator → MSRQKAFEINEVIDKALEVFWEKGYEGCSMQDLVNELELSRSSIYETFGNKKALYLLTLDRYEAQTKTRLSAILYEEGTAQELLVRFFNTVVEHTHRRSCFMVNASLEMTAHPDVAHRVHTNMIRNEQAFYQLLERAHANGELKENVDLRAMSQYLVNVMHGISVTAVTSDRQMLDHIINTSLSFLK, encoded by the coding sequence TTGTCCAGACAGAAAGCCTTTGAGATCAATGAGGTGATTGATAAGGCATTAGAAGTTTTTTGGGAAAAAGGATATGAAGGCTGCTCAATGCAGGACCTTGTTAATGAACTCGAGCTTAGCCGCAGCAGCATTTATGAGACATTCGGGAACAAAAAGGCCTTATACCTCTTAACATTGGACCGATACGAAGCACAAACGAAGACTCGCTTATCGGCAATTCTTTATGAAGAAGGCACAGCCCAGGAATTGTTGGTTCGTTTTTTTAACACAGTGGTTGAACATACACATCGCCGGAGCTGCTTTATGGTCAATGCTTCTCTGGAGATGACTGCGCATCCCGATGTGGCCCACCGGGTTCACACGAATATGATCCGAAATGAACAAGCATTCTACCAGCTCTTGGAACGTGCGCATGCTAATGGCGAACTGAAAGAAAACGTTGATTTAAGAGCCATGTCCCAGTACCTCGTAAATGTTATGCACGGCATCTCTGTCACCGCAGTAACATCAGACCGGCAAATGCTTGATCATATTATTAATACTTCCTTGAGCTTTCTTAAGTAA
- a CDS encoding alpha/beta fold hydrolase: protein MMDQTKNPQSRVVSTSNGHYVTVDKNVNIYVEDVGEGAPVVFLHGLPVDHRMYEYQRNVLPFKGIRFIGIDLRGFGKSDRPITGYDYNRLSDDIREVIDQLNLDQVTLVGYSMGGAIAVRYMARHNGHGVSKLILAAAATPLFSQKPDYPFGLPIEVIDSIIASGYEDRPQMIAAFNSTLFHNKPSQEFMDWYNRLSLETDAIATFKCLEALGAEDSREDLAAIKVPTRIFQGMHDQMIPFEPQEKGIENAQVIRFENSGHGLWYEEKDKFNEEILKFVQS, encoded by the coding sequence ATGATGGATCAAACCAAGAACCCGCAAAGCAGAGTTGTATCGACAAGCAACGGGCACTATGTGACTGTGGACAAAAATGTTAATATCTATGTAGAAGATGTTGGTGAAGGAGCGCCGGTTGTGTTCCTGCACGGGCTGCCGGTAGACCACAGAATGTATGAGTATCAAAGGAATGTGCTTCCATTCAAAGGCATTCGGTTTATTGGAATCGATCTTCGTGGCTTTGGTAAATCCGATCGTCCGATAACTGGTTATGATTACAATAGATTGAGTGACGATATTCGAGAGGTCATCGATCAACTGAACCTGGATCAGGTAACACTGGTTGGATATTCTATGGGCGGGGCCATTGCCGTCCGTTACATGGCAAGACATAATGGCCACGGCGTTTCGAAATTAATTTTGGCTGCTGCGGCAACCCCGCTATTTTCGCAAAAACCTGACTATCCATTTGGTCTGCCCATCGAGGTCATTGACTCAATTATTGCATCAGGCTATGAAGACCGTCCTCAAATGATAGCTGCATTCAACAGTACCCTGTTCCATAACAAACCAAGTCAGGAGTTTATGGATTGGTATAACCGTTTGTCCCTTGAAACGGATGCCATTGCAACCTTTAAATGCTTGGAAGCTTTAGGTGCCGAAGATTCACGGGAAGACTTGGCCGCAATCAAAGTTCCAACCCGAATCTTCCAGGGTATGCACGATCAAATGATTCCTTTTGAACCTCAGGAGAAAGGGATAGAGAACGCCCAGGTTATTCGATTTGAAAATAGCGGGCATGGTCTGTGGTATGAAGAGAAAGATAAGTTTAACGAGGAAATTCTTAAATTTGTTCAATCGTAA
- a CDS encoding spore germination protein, giving the protein MIWRRKRLSSSTPAMEDPVATEETLSAEISQNEAFVKQAFHRCSDLVCRKIYHQDGTLRQLIVYLETLADDKKVSEQLVKPLTADQENRAAVETETWEGESMPVDKKVVTSRWSEVIRLILRGHAAVFTEGEDHAVCFAVNATIQRSIEEPSSEQVIRGGKEGFIERQSVNVGLLRNYLRTPRLKMEAYSVGELTETKVLVAYIEGLADVTVIDQVQNKIASIRIDGVLESGTIEELIVDDPFPIFPHVQITERPDVVAGSLLEGRVAILVDNTPFVMIVPTTFWAGLQASEDYYLNSPVATFTRWVRFIFLFVAIFAPSFFVAVTSYHQEMIPTSLLLSIASAREPVPFPVMIEALLMEIMFEALREAGIRLPRAIGQTVSIVGGLVIGQAAVLAGIISAPILIVVSTTGIAAFLIPRFNFANGVRLLRFPIILLAGSLGLYGMALGFLGILLYVVHLKSFGVPYFTPVAPFSLRAFKDVWIRAPRNNGSGLSAPSYERAVKAPRPEGGE; this is encoded by the coding sequence ATGATCTGGCGACGAAAACGGCTGAGCAGCAGCACCCCGGCTATGGAAGATCCTGTTGCCACAGAAGAAACGTTGTCTGCCGAGATCAGTCAGAATGAAGCTTTTGTGAAGCAAGCGTTTCACAGGTGCTCGGATTTGGTGTGCCGCAAAATTTATCATCAAGACGGGACACTTCGGCAGCTTATTGTTTATTTAGAAACCTTGGCAGATGACAAGAAAGTGAGCGAGCAGCTCGTGAAGCCGTTAACGGCCGATCAGGAGAACCGGGCAGCCGTTGAGACGGAAACATGGGAAGGCGAATCGATGCCGGTTGACAAAAAGGTGGTAACGTCCAGATGGTCGGAAGTTATCCGGCTCATTCTGCGCGGGCATGCTGCCGTGTTCACCGAAGGCGAAGATCACGCTGTTTGCTTTGCAGTGAATGCCACGATCCAAAGATCGATCGAGGAGCCATCGTCGGAACAGGTCATTCGAGGCGGCAAAGAAGGGTTCATTGAAAGACAGTCCGTCAATGTTGGGCTGCTGCGCAATTATCTTCGTACTCCGCGTCTGAAAATGGAGGCTTATAGCGTAGGCGAGTTGACGGAAACGAAGGTGCTGGTTGCTTATATCGAAGGACTTGCCGATGTTACCGTCATCGATCAGGTGCAAAACAAAATCGCTTCGATCCGAATCGACGGCGTATTGGAATCCGGCACCATCGAGGAACTGATCGTAGACGATCCGTTTCCTATTTTTCCCCATGTACAAATAACGGAACGGCCGGACGTCGTTGCAGGGAGCTTGCTGGAAGGAAGAGTTGCTATTCTGGTCGATAACACTCCCTTCGTTATGATCGTACCCACCACGTTCTGGGCTGGATTACAGGCAAGCGAAGATTATTATCTTAACTCCCCCGTAGCCACTTTCACGAGATGGGTCCGGTTTATTTTTTTGTTTGTGGCTATTTTCGCCCCTTCCTTCTTTGTTGCCGTGACGTCTTATCATCAGGAAATGATCCCGACCAGCTTGCTGCTGAGCATCGCTTCTGCGCGGGAACCGGTGCCTTTTCCGGTCATGATCGAAGCGTTGCTCATGGAAATTATGTTTGAGGCGCTGCGGGAAGCCGGTATTCGCTTGCCAAGGGCTATAGGCCAGACAGTAAGCATCGTCGGCGGTCTTGTCATCGGACAGGCGGCCGTGCTGGCGGGTATTATTTCGGCGCCCATCCTTATCGTCGTATCGACGACAGGCATAGCGGCATTTCTCATTCCACGGTTTAATTTCGCCAACGGGGTCCGCCTGCTGCGGTTTCCCATCATCCTTCTGGCGGGATCGCTGGGATTATACGGGATGGCGCTCGGATTCTTGGGCATTTTGCTCTATGTCGTCCATTTAAAATCGTTTGGGGTTCCTTATTTTACGCCGGTAGCTCCCTTTTCTCTGAGAGCCTTCAAGGATGTCTGGATCCGGGCGCCCAGAAACAATGGCAGCGGCCTTTCCGCCCCCTCTTACGAAAGAGCCGTAAAAGCACCGCGGCCGGAAGGAGGAGAGTAG
- a CDS encoding Ger(x)C family spore germination protein, which translates to MMRIWLVLLILLIHTGCWDRKEINDIGLVMATAIDLAEDGQLQATLQVAVPSPSSQTTGASKETERFFLISDVGKNGIEIDQKLQQKMSRTLFFSHRSVILVGEDLAIKGLNDILDTFTRNPRNRLKAYILVVKGKKAGDLLQVEYPYELAPSEALKEMELLQGKGTVATLRDYMIASASEGTSPTTGVLEPTVYRSSGKKGEKPLFRITGTAIFKSSKLVGFLNNTETHEFLWFKGNKKGDGIAAGLPKGIGNVAFTITSSKTKIKTDWQSNPLKFHIDLAAKGDLVENDSPLDVTDSKNLSMVKKALEKQVIQNMEAFLRKIQTEYHADIVGFSQQLQRNNPKKWRAVEKEWDRYFAEADISVTVNLAINNTGEIGPALQFKDKEILN; encoded by the coding sequence GTGATGCGAATCTGGCTTGTGCTGTTAATTCTGCTAATCCATACCGGTTGTTGGGACCGGAAAGAAATCAACGATATCGGTTTGGTTATGGCAACCGCGATTGATTTGGCGGAAGACGGGCAACTACAGGCAACCCTTCAGGTCGCCGTTCCGTCGCCTTCCTCGCAAACGACCGGCGCCTCGAAGGAAACGGAGCGATTCTTTTTGATTTCGGATGTTGGAAAAAACGGAATTGAAATTGACCAAAAGCTTCAACAAAAAATGTCCAGAACGTTATTCTTTTCGCACCGCAGCGTGATCCTGGTCGGAGAGGATTTGGCCATAAAAGGACTGAATGATATATTGGATACCTTCACCCGCAATCCGCGAAACCGTTTGAAAGCCTATATACTGGTCGTCAAAGGGAAAAAAGCGGGGGATCTTCTTCAAGTTGAATACCCTTATGAGCTAGCCCCCTCCGAAGCGTTGAAGGAAATGGAGCTGCTTCAGGGAAAAGGAACGGTCGCTACGCTGCGTGATTATATGATTGCATCTGCAAGCGAGGGGACGAGCCCGACAACCGGTGTATTGGAGCCAACCGTTTATCGCAGCTCGGGGAAAAAAGGCGAAAAGCCACTCTTCCGTATAACCGGAACGGCCATTTTTAAATCTTCAAAATTGGTCGGGTTTTTAAATAATACGGAGACGCACGAATTTCTCTGGTTCAAGGGAAATAAAAAGGGGGATGGCATCGCTGCCGGCCTGCCAAAAGGCATAGGAAATGTGGCTTTTACCATAACCTCCAGCAAGACAAAAATCAAGACCGATTGGCAAAGCAATCCGCTCAAATTTCATATTGATCTAGCAGCAAAAGGAGATTTGGTTGAGAACGATTCCCCGCTTGACGTAACCGACTCGAAGAATCTTAGCATGGTGAAAAAGGCGCTTGAGAAACAGGTAATCCAGAATATGGAGGCCTTTTTACGCAAAATCCAAACCGAGTATCATGCGGATATTGTCGGCTTCAGCCAGCAATTGCAAAGAAATAACCCGAAGAAGTGGCGCGCCGTAGAGAAGGAGTGGGACCGCTATTTTGCGGAGGCCGATATTTCTGTAACGGTAAATCTCGCCATCAACAATACCGGTGAAATTGGACCTGCCTTACAGTTTAAAGACAAGGAGATCTTGAATTGA
- a CDS encoding GerAB/ArcD/ProY family transporter, producing the protein MRVSVQSSGKISGYQLSLLFFTFIVSTLILSVPGIMVAFAKQNAWLSILPASLTGIVNIYVLTALSRRYPGQSIMQYTAVICGKWGGKLVGVFFTYYLFFFISSTVNEHARFLNNVLLMNTPSLVLIITLLLLCGLAVLAGVETIGRCNEIIVLIVVMLLLPIFIFSIRDADPARLFPVLAEGLVPVIKGSVVPSAWMSQFFFLGWFLPHLNEKPQQVRKKLLTALCGIVLLIMAIDALTIMVFGPITPRMNFAFLNVIKYTDIIGPLERLEAIAIMIWILGIFIKVAMLLYMLCISATQLFGANNYRKTVVPITVLSAVGSVWIFKNAAGFQIWITFTYPILALFMQSLLPCLLLAIDTIKAKLVSH; encoded by the coding sequence GTGAGAGTAAGCGTGCAATCCAGCGGCAAAATATCCGGTTATCAGCTCAGCCTGCTTTTTTTCACCTTTATCGTTTCTACTCTGATCTTGTCTGTTCCGGGAATCATGGTGGCCTTCGCCAAGCAAAATGCCTGGCTGTCGATACTTCCGGCTTCATTAACAGGGATCGTGAACATCTATGTACTGACGGCACTGTCCAGGCGCTACCCCGGTCAATCCATCATGCAGTATACGGCCGTGATTTGCGGGAAATGGGGCGGTAAACTTGTCGGAGTTTTTTTCACTTACTATTTGTTCTTCTTTATTTCCAGCACTGTAAACGAACACGCGCGATTTCTAAACAACGTTCTCCTGATGAATACGCCTTCGCTCGTATTGATCATAACGCTGCTGTTACTGTGCGGCCTCGCCGTACTGGCCGGAGTCGAGACAATCGGCAGATGCAATGAGATCATCGTACTGATCGTCGTTATGCTGCTGCTCCCCATCTTCATCTTTTCCATCCGGGATGCGGACCCCGCAAGGCTGTTTCCTGTGCTCGCGGAGGGGCTCGTTCCGGTCATCAAAGGTTCGGTCGTTCCGTCCGCCTGGATGAGCCAATTCTTCTTCTTGGGCTGGTTCCTTCCGCACTTGAACGAGAAGCCGCAGCAGGTCCGCAAAAAATTGCTTACGGCGCTCTGCGGTATCGTTCTGCTGATTATGGCCATCGACGCCCTGACCATCATGGTGTTCGGTCCGATCACGCCGCGGATGAATTTCGCTTTTCTAAATGTCATCAAATACACCGATATAATCGGGCCTTTGGAGAGGCTCGAAGCCATCGCCATTATGATCTGGATTCTCGGTATTTTCATCAAAGTGGCCATGCTGCTGTATATGCTCTGCATAAGCGCAACCCAACTGTTTGGCGCGAATAATTACCGAAAAACCGTCGTTCCGATCACGGTGTTATCTGCCGTCGGTTCCGTTTGGATTTTCAAAAATGCCGCCGGATTTCAAATTTGGATTACGTTCACTTATCCGATTCTGGCTCTCTTCATGCAAAGCTTGCTCCCTTGTCTGCTGCTTGCCATTGATACGATCAAAGCAAAGCTTGTAAGCCATTAA
- a CDS encoding MFS transporter: MKRMLWTILIMAIGATLSSPLYPLYQERFHLSSLGITLLFAVYAAFLLPALLIAGPIANVWGLKKVTMTGVVASMVSAFLFMANNQAWTLYLARICEGVGFGTFMGTATTLLLQQTPQAKAVKALSLSSMAVMLGFGLGPAISGLLIQYVHFQPLRLPYMLLLVLLISAAVALWSIPDNHSKKNKTSSMKISIPKSIRPVFWSFIALSGFIVFSLNGIVLSLIPSFAKNIIHTSNLSVSGLLILLLLGGGGLAQRISWPGELVTRLRLGILFLLMGAWLMIISGETANLGFLWTGIFIQAIGGGWAFQASLQMAGTVPKPEDRAGVISTYYSASYSGFIIPIVGVGSLSLSFGLFHSLIILNVIATIIVIFLVGYSFKCRGLLGEAEL, from the coding sequence ATGAAAAGAATGCTATGGACCATTTTGATTATGGCTATTGGAGCTACGCTCTCTTCGCCGCTGTACCCTTTATACCAGGAACGATTTCACCTGAGCAGCCTCGGGATCACGTTATTATTTGCCGTTTATGCCGCGTTTCTCTTGCCTGCGTTATTAATAGCGGGGCCAATTGCGAACGTCTGGGGATTAAAAAAAGTGACGATGACCGGTGTTGTTGCTTCGATGGTATCAGCCTTCCTGTTCATGGCAAACAATCAGGCCTGGACACTTTACCTGGCCAGAATTTGTGAGGGCGTCGGGTTTGGTACATTCATGGGAACCGCCACAACCTTGTTGTTGCAGCAGACTCCACAAGCCAAAGCGGTCAAGGCATTGTCTTTATCCAGTATGGCCGTCATGCTCGGATTTGGACTGGGACCGGCGATTAGCGGTTTGCTCATTCAATATGTCCATTTCCAGCCGCTTCGTTTGCCGTATATGCTGCTCTTAGTTTTGTTAATCAGCGCGGCCGTTGCTCTGTGGTCAATCCCTGACAATCATTCGAAAAAAAACAAGACAAGCTCAATGAAAATCAGTATCCCCAAGAGTATCCGGCCCGTATTCTGGTCATTTATTGCCCTGTCCGGATTTATCGTGTTCTCTCTGAATGGCATCGTGCTATCCCTAATACCTTCTTTTGCCAAAAATATAATTCATACCTCTAATCTTTCCGTTTCCGGATTGTTAATCTTGCTTCTTCTCGGCGGGGGCGGATTAGCCCAGCGGATTTCCTGGCCTGGGGAGCTTGTCACCCGGCTTCGGCTCGGCATCCTTTTTCTATTAATGGGCGCATGGTTGATGATTATTTCCGGGGAGACGGCAAACCTTGGGTTCCTGTGGACCGGAATATTCATTCAAGCGATCGGCGGCGGATGGGCATTTCAAGCAAGCCTGCAGATGGCTGGAACCGTACCTAAGCCTGAAGATCGGGCGGGCGTCATTTCAACGTATTACTCCGCATCCTACTCCGGATTCATCATCCCGATTGTTGGCGTGGGTTCGCTGAGTTTGTCTTTTGGCTTATTTCACTCCCTGATTATTTTGAACGTAATTGCGACAATAATCGTAATATTTCTTGTTGGTTATTCATTTAAATGCAGAGGCTTATTAGGCGAAGCCGAGTTATGA